A genome region from Glycine max cultivar Williams 82 chromosome 5, Glycine_max_v4.0, whole genome shotgun sequence includes the following:
- the LOC100806326 gene encoding transcriptional corepressor LEUNIG isoform X2, giving the protein MSQFKWEADKMLDLYIHDYLMKRQLHATARTFQAEGNVSTNPIAIDAPGGFLFEWWSVFWDIYIAMVNQKHPEAAVSCSKNQQIKARLMQNQQEQELQNTNQNQQNEQMQLLLQRHAWRQQQQQQFLRGFHLISGSARCPISNDPLMRQNLATSNAMATKTYEDRLKLPLQKDALDDANIQQKVVDDVGQLLNPNHASLLKAAVTTGEQARGQILLSAPSILQGDIQNVQNLNQKLPGSTQDIKSDMNAMMRSQAVVSEGSFIGCHGSNQGGSNLTQKGWPLEGLDELRSGFLQPNNLMQSSQSFSQLSLRQQLMLQAQQNLISPSASDFESRRPRMLVNDQNMALLKDGQSNSVGDLIPNNRSPAQVCSSVLPHPDSDMYLKQQIQKSSQQLQQYSQHPLLSHQSESLQKQGKDGPGSITVEGSVSNTLQGNKQVSKSITGQKRKPASSSDPANSSGTANTTGPPTNSPSTASTQTPADMMTVSTLHQNVPSSKSSFMFGTDGFGSLSSVQNQLADMDHLGGDGCFGDNVESFLSLDESDVSEKVGKEVAFKNMKHIMASSHKVECCHFSSDGKLLATGGHDNKASLWCTELFNLKSTLEEHSEWISDVRFCPSMLRVATSSADKTVRVWDVDNPSYSLRTFTGHATTVMSLDFHPSQDDLICSCDNSEIRYWSIKNGSCTGVLKGGATQMRFQPGLGRLLAAAVDNSVSIFDVETQGCRLKLQGHTTVVRSVCWDLYGNFLASLSADMVRVWRVVSGGKGECIHELNASRNKFNTCVFHPFYPLLVIGCHETLVLWDFGEKKTVTLHAHDDVVSSLAMSKVTGLVASTSHDKHFKIWKCG; this is encoded by the exons CTATAGATGCACCTGGTGGTTTTCTTTTTGAGTGGTGGTCTGTCTTCTGGGACATATATATTGCCATGGTAAATCAGAAGCACCCAGAAGCAGCAGTTTCTTGCAGTAag aATCAACAAATTAAGGCTCGACTAATGCAGAATCAACAGGAGCAAGAGCTTCAGAATACAAACCAGAATCAACAAAATGAACAAATGCAACTCTTATTGCAAAGACATGCTTGgcggcagcagcagcagcagcaattTCTGCGTGGATTTCATCTTATTAGTGGTAGTGCTAGATGTCCTATTAGCAATGATCCTTTGATGAGACAGAACCTGGCAACTTCTAATGCTATggcaacaaaaacatatgaagACAGGTTGAAGCTTCCACTTCAGAAAGATGCTTTAGATGATGCAAACATTCAG CAAAAAGTAGTTGATGATGTTGGTCAGCTTCTAAACCCAAACCATGCCTCATTGTTGAAAGCAGCAGTAACAACTGGTGAACAGGCTAGAGG ACAGATATTGCTCAGTGCACCTAGCATTTTACAGGGGGATattcaaaatgttcaaaatcTGAACCAGAAACTTCCAGGGTCTACACAA GACATAAAAAGTGATATGAATGCAATGATGAGGTCTCAAGCAGTTGTTTCAGAAGGATCCTTTATCGGTTGTCATG GTTCAAATCAAGGTGGTAGCAATTTGACTCAGAAAGGATGGCCTCTAGAA GGACTGGATGAGCTTCGCTCGGGATTTCTCCAGCCAAATAATTTAATGCAGTCTTCACAATCTTTCAGTCAACTTTCTCTACGGCAGCAACTTATGCTTCAGGCACaacaaaatttgatttctccTTCTGCCAGTGATTTTGAGAGCAGAAGACCCAGGATGCTTGTTAATGATCAAAACATGGCTCTTTTGAAAGATGGCCAATCAAATTCTGTAGGTGATTTAATTCCCAATAACAGGTCACCTGCTCAAGTTTGTTCCTCAGTGTTGCCCCATCCAGACTCAGATATGTACCTTAAG caacaaattcaaaagagCAGTCAGCAGCTTCAACAATATTCACAGCACCCTCTTTTGAGCCATCAATCTGAGTCTCTCCAGAAGCAAGGAAAAGATGGTCCTGGAAGCATTACAGTAGAGGGCAGTGTGTCCAATACCTTACAAGGAAACAAACAG GTTTCCAAAAGTATAACAGGGCAAAAGCGAAAACCAGCATCATCTTCAGATCCTGCCAATAGCTCTGGAACTGCAAACACTACAGGACCACCTACCAATTCACCTTCAACAGCATCTACACAAACACCCGCAGACATGATGACAGTGTCAACTCTGCATCAGAATGTTCCTTCCTCTAAGTCGTCATTTATGTTTGGTACTGATGGTTTTGGATCACTTTCATCAGTGCAGAATCAATTG GCTGATATGGATCACCTTGGGGGTGATGGATGTTTTGGTGACAATGTCGAGTCATTCTTATCTCTCGATGAATCAGATGTTAGCGAAAAAGTTGGCAAAG AAGTCGCATTCAAGAATATGAAGCATATAATGGCAAGTTCGCATAAAGTTGAGTGTTGTCACTTCTCATCAGATGGAAAACTTCTTGCTACAGGTGGCCATGATAACAAG GCTTCTTTGTGGTGCACAGAATTGTTTAACCTGAAATCAACACTTGAAGAGCACAGTGAATGGATAAGTGATGTTCGATTTTGTCCAAGCATGTTGCGTGTTGCTACATCCTCAGCAGATAAAACTGTTAGGGTTTGGGATGTTGATAAT CCAAGTTATTCTCTTCGAACATTCACAGGACATGCAACAACTGTGATGTCACTAGATTTTCACCCTAGCCAAGATGACCTTATTTGCTCTTGTGACAATAGTGAGATAAGATACTGGAGTATTAAAAATGGTAGTTGTACTGGGGTTCTCAAG GGTGGTGCAACTCAGATGAGATTTCAACCTGGCTTGGGAAGGCTTCTTGCAGCTGCAGTGGATAATTCCGTATCCATTTTTGATGTGGAAACCCAGGGTTGCAGACTTAAATTACAG GGCCATACTACTGTTGTCCGATCTGTGTGTTGGGATTTGTATGGAAATTTTTTGGCTTCTCTTAGTGCTGATATGGTTAGAGTATGGCGTGTTGTGTCTGGTGGCAAAGGGGAATGCATTCACGAGTTGAACGCATCCAGGAACAAATTCAACACCTGTGTTTTCCATCCCTTCTATCCTTTGCTGGTCATTGGCTGCCATGAG ACTCTTGTGCTGTGGGACTTTGGTGAGAAGAAGACAGTGACTCTGCATGCACATGACGATGTTGTATCTTCCTTGGCGATGTCTAAAGTTACTGGGTTGGTGGCTTCAACTAGTCATGACAAGCATTTCAAGATCTGGAAGTGTGGCTAG